The following coding sequences are from one Epinephelus fuscoguttatus linkage group LG7, E.fuscoguttatus.final_Chr_v1 window:
- the LOC125891616 gene encoding uncharacterized protein LOC125891616: MDFCFATFAAVLVLLGAASCAPTGHPLHDACGAVRSSSLELNDIARSVSIKARNGSKDVLNFTTTLGWMETKDMCDPETLKQQPATCLGKMFNVLTSYISAVERVAGFESCSKFVKEVELPIHKLHKDMSSCVKSAAGIHHQKESSTNKGETWPKGHWKEIYLCQYTMDRLFSFSILTARVFAVGDPAHHTDIVAQKWGSREFLGGHLLFAKTYTVSPPHLCTCGPRGHEDTGWSIDSCPPLQRNQPKPKEGGVKEKTRNFLVSYDNTGSQEPLHPD; the protein is encoded by the exons atgGATTTTTGTTTCGCgacttttgctgctgttttggtGCTGCTAGGGGCTGCATCCTGCGCTCCGACCGGACACCCTCTGCATGATGCATGCGGGGCTGTGCGGAGCAGCTCTCTGGAGCTCAATGACATCGCCAGATCTGTATCAATAAAG GCACGAAATGGATCCAAAGATGTACTAAACTTCACCACCACCCTTGGTTGGATGGAGACGAAAGACATGTGTGACCCCGAGACTCTCAAACAGCAACCTGCG ACATGTCTTGGCAAGATGTTCAACGTCCTGACCAGCTACATCTCTGCAGTGGAGAGAGTCGCTGGATTTGAAAGCTGCTCCAAATTCGTCAAAGAAGTGGAGCTGCCGATACACAAACTGCACAAAGACATGAGCTCCTGTGTGAAGTCAGCAGCAGGGATACATCACCAGAAG GAGTCCAGCACCAATAAAGGGGAGACATGGCCCAAAGGTCACTGGAAGGAGATTTATCTGTGCCAGTACACCATGGACAGactcttctccttctccatcCTCACCGCTCGTGTCTTTGCTGTTGGAGATCCGGCTCATCACACAGACATTGTGGCTCAGAAAT GGGGATCCAGGGAATTTCTTGGAGGTCACTTGCTCTTCGCTAAAACCTACACAGTGTCTCCccctcacctgtgcacctgcgGCCCGAGAGGACACGAGGACACCGGCTGGAGTATCGACAGCTGTCCGCCGCTGCAGAGGAACCAGCCCAAACCTAAGGAGGGCGgggttaaagaaaaaacaaggaaTTTCCTGGTGAGCTACGACAACACAGGAAG TCAGGAGCCGTTACATCCCGATTAA
- the ormdl2 gene encoding ORM1-like protein 2: MNVGVAHSEVNPNTRVMNSRGIWLTYLLLTVVLHIVLLSIPFFTVPLVWTLTNVIHNLVMYLFLHTVKGTPFETPDQGKARLLTHWEQMDYGVQFTSSRKFLTISPIVLYILASFYTKYDATHFLINTSSLLSVLLPKLPQFHGVRIFGINKY, translated from the exons ATGAATGTGGGCGTGGCTCACAGCGAGGTGAACCCCAACACGCGGGTGATGAACAGCAGAGGAATATGGCTCACCTACCTGCTGCTGACCGTCGTGTTGCACATCGTCCTGCTCAGCATTCCTTTCTTCACTGTGCCGCTCGTCTGGACCCTCACCAACGTCATCCACAACCTG GTGATGTACCTGTTTCTACACACAGTGAAGGGCACTCCCTTTGAGACACCAGACCAAGGCAAAGCCCGCCTACTCACACACTGGGAACAGATGGACTACGGTGTCCAGTTCACATCGTCGCGCAAATTCCTCACTATCTCACCAATTGTTCT gtaCATTCTTGCCAGTTTCTACACAAAATACGATGCCACACATTTCCTAATCAATACGAGCTCCCTCCTCAGCGTCCTCCTCCCAAAGTTGCCTCAGTTTCACGGAGTACGGATATTTGGGATCAACAAATACTGA